One genomic segment of Oenanthe melanoleuca isolate GR-GAL-2019-014 chromosome 5, OMel1.0, whole genome shotgun sequence includes these proteins:
- the IFITM10 gene encoding interferon-induced transmembrane protein 10, which produces MGAPLPALPSSFNSSAEEAEPEAVLSRICSDSPHPSLAERGDAAAATTERTQDPPLGPPCPFEGVAWTPRPPQGAPQGCFACIAKPPALRQASPVLSPSSAVYLMESKSCKGDSLRPAVPCKHSVEKKTMTNPTTVIEIYPDTTEVNDYYLWSIFNFVYLNFCCLGFIALAYSLKVRDKKLLNDLNGAVEDAKTARLFNITSSALATFCIILIFIFLRYPLTDY; this is translated from the exons ATGGGTGCCCCCCTCCCCgccctcccctcctccttcaACTCCAGCGCCGAGGAAGCCGAGCCGGAGGCAGTGCTGAGCCGGATATGCAGCGACTCCCCGCATCCCTCCTT ggcagagcgCGGTGACGCCGCGGCAGCCACCACGGAGAGGACACAGGACCCCCCCCTGGGCCCGCCATGCCCCTTTGAGGGGGTGGCCTGGACCCCCCGGCCCCCGCAGGGCGCCCCGCAGGGCTGCTTCGCCTGCATCGCCAAGCCCCCGGCTCTCCGGCAAGCTTCGCCCGTCCTGTCTCCCTCTTCTGCCGTCTATCTCATGGAGAGCAAGAGCTGCAAAGGGGACAGCCTGCGCCCGGCGGTCCCGTGCAAGCACTCCGTGGAGAAGAAGACCATGACCAACCCCACCACCGTCATCGAAATCTACCCTGACACCACCGAGGTGAACGACTACTATCTCTGGTCCATCTTCAACTTTGTATACCTCAACTTCTGCTGCCTCGGCTTCATCGCCTTGGCCTATTCGTTGAAA GTCCGGGATAAGAAACTCCTCAATGACTTAAATGGAGCAGTTGAAGATGCCAAGACAGCCCGGCTTTTTAACATCACCAGCTCAGCCCTTGCCACCTTCTGTATCATCCTGATCTTCATCTTCCTGCGATACCCTCTCACTGACTACTGA